The following proteins are encoded in a genomic region of Phragmites australis chromosome 9, lpPhrAust1.1, whole genome shotgun sequence:
- the LOC133927991 gene encoding glutathione S-transferase T3-like, translating into MLQDNVQEAAQALKKVAIDNLTTDSCPAAMDMNQALLEVESIAQDLEQVVFQVEDALISAREPEHSATGDNLSVPGVEEASVAPASDEDEVLSDDWSSETVLCPESVDDYSIEDSIEYADFLRGDDDAIPLDDVVPLTQEGMSGTQAPAPVVQSEDAPTEVATAGGRGQSYSMKEDLLLVSSWLNVSMDPVVGSNQSLGAFWQRIESYFHDNKDFPSTRNKKSLQGRWAFINSMVQKFCGHYARAMCSRRSGTTEGETIVEACKMFQAVEHKEFTLLPCWRELRHHPKWQSEVSRKKQKTTGAGEAGSPSSTQNVQSSPVAGVAQETGSEGTVRAKRPVGRSRSKELGRGSTSSNSLSAPMKEVFDRQFSMKEKFKKERAERFAEMMNVERQRLHLEEERMQLEKVKEEMRIMNMDLSQMDDEQKEYYKSLQQSIIAARRASSGSTF; encoded by the exons ATGCTCCAGGACAATGTGCAGGAGGCAGCACAAGCATTGAAGAAGGTTGCCATCGACAATCTGACCACGGACAGTTGCCCTGCGGCCATGGATATGAATCAGGCTCTACTTGAGGTTGAGAGCATAGCGCAGGACTTGGAACAGGTTGTGTTTCAGGTTGAAGATGCTTTGATCAGTGCTAGAGAACCCGAGCACTCAGCCACCGGAGACAACCTTAGCGTACCCGGCGTTGAGGAAGCATCGGTTGCACCGgccagtgatgaagatgaagtactATCCGATGATTGGAGCTCCGAGACCGTGTTATGTCCTGAGTCCGTGGATGACTATTCCATTGA GGATTCCATAGAGTACGCAGACTTTCTTAGAGGAGACGACGATGCTATTCCATTGGACGATGTAGTACCACTGACCCAAGAAGGCATGAGTGGCACACAGGCCCCGGCGCCCGTGGTGCAGAGTGAAGATGCACCGACGGAGGTCGCCACTGCTGGTGGCCGTGGGCAGAGCTACTCGATGAAGGAAGACCTACTGCTTGTTTCCTCATGGCTCAACGTTAGCATGGATCCCGTGGTGGGGTCTAACCAAAGTTTAGGCGCGTTTTGGCAGCGGATCGAGTCTTACTTCCACGACAACAAAGACTTCCCGTCAACTCGCAACAAGAAGTCCTTGCAAGGGAGGTGGGCATTCATTAACAGCATGGTCCAAAAGTTTTGCGGACACTACGCGCGGGCAATGTGTAGTAGACGCAGCGGTACCACGGAGGGGGAGACA ATTGTGGAGGCTTGCAAAATGTTCCAGGCCGTTGAACATAAAGAGTTCACGTTGCTTCCTTGTTGGCGTGAATTGAGGCACCATCCGAAGTGGCAGTCCGAGGTGTCGCGGAAGAAGCAAAAGACAACCGGTGCAGGTGAAGCTGGGAGCCCTTCTTCGACTCAGAACGTGCAATCCTCACCGGTTGCGGGTGTGGCACAAGAAACAGGTAGCGAAGGCACGGTAAGAGCTAAGAGGCCTGTTGGCAGGAGCCGGTCCAAAGAATTAGGTCGCGGTTCCACGTCTTCGAACTCGCTGTCGGCACCAATGAAGGAAGTTTTTGACAGGCAATTTAGTATGAAGGAAAAATTCAAGAAGGAAAGGGCTGAGAGGTTCGCAGAGATGATGAATGTAGAGCGGCAGCGACTTCACCTAGAGGAGGAGCGAATGCAACTAGAGAAGGTGAAGGAGGAGATGAGGATAATGAACATGGACTTATCACAAATGGACGATGAACAAAAAGAGTATTACAAAAGTCTTCAGCAGAGTATAATTGCTGCTAGGCGTGCCTCCTCTGGTTCTACTTTTTGA